A genomic region of Alicyclobacillus sp. SO9 contains the following coding sequences:
- a CDS encoding metal-sulfur cluster assembly factor, whose product MGILTEVMDPEIQIDVVNLGMVYGVDISEDGKLVTITMTLTTMGCPAYDMMREDIIDRVGSFEGVEQVDINLTFDPPWDKEMMSDEAKLVFKYLF is encoded by the coding sequence ATGGGAATCTTGACGGAAGTCATGGATCCTGAAATTCAGATTGATGTCGTAAATCTGGGTATGGTTTACGGTGTAGATATATCGGAAGACGGGAAACTGGTTACAATTACCATGACCTTAACTACGATGGGGTGCCCGGCCTACGACATGATGCGGGAAGATATTATCGATCGCGTTGGCAGTTTCGAGGGCGTAGAACAAGTCGACATTAATTTAACGTTCGATCCCCCCTGGGACAAAGAGATGATGTCGGATGAGGCAAAGTTGGTTTTTAAGTACCTTTTTTAA